Proteins encoded within one genomic window of Streptomyces taklimakanensis:
- a CDS encoding tryptophan 2,3-dioxygenase: MNDDTSAPAPPDADDLDPPTRPFPGASPYDTYVHASVLNTLQHPLTEAPDEMGFLVTTQVMELWFTLIVHEWRTARTALAKDDLDAAGDALVRSRRALTALNAAWAPLAALTPARFNGFRAAFGEASGFQSAMYRHMEFLLGDKSAGMLDLHRGDAAVHEALGETYREPSLYDEVLRFLHRRGLPVPEHVRKRDVTTPHTCDPDVVEAWRQVYAGPRHDPLLTLGELLTDIAELVERWRFDHVMVVRRAMGTKSGSAGSTGLAWLERRAARPVFPELWEVRGGV; this comes from the coding sequence ATGAACGACGACACGTCAGCCCCCGCCCCGCCCGACGCCGACGACCTCGACCCGCCGACCCGGCCCTTCCCGGGCGCGAGCCCCTACGACACCTACGTGCACGCGTCCGTCCTCAACACGCTGCAGCACCCCCTCACCGAGGCCCCGGACGAGATGGGCTTCCTCGTCACCACCCAGGTGATGGAGCTGTGGTTCACCCTGATCGTCCACGAGTGGCGCACCGCGAGGACGGCCCTCGCCAAGGACGACCTGGACGCCGCCGGGGACGCACTGGTACGCAGCCGCCGCGCCCTGACCGCCCTCAACGCGGCCTGGGCACCGCTCGCCGCCCTGACACCCGCCCGGTTCAACGGTTTCCGGGCCGCGTTCGGCGAGGCGTCCGGCTTCCAGTCGGCCATGTACCGGCACATGGAGTTCCTGCTGGGCGACAAGTCGGCCGGAATGCTCGACCTGCACCGGGGCGACGCCGCCGTCCACGAGGCGCTCGGCGAGACCTACCGCGAACCGTCCCTCTACGACGAGGTGCTGCGCTTCCTGCACCGGCGGGGCCTGCCCGTCCCCGAACACGTCCGGAAGCGGGACGTGACCACACCCCACACCTGCGACCCGGATGTGGTCGAGGCCTGGCGGCAGGTCTACGCCGGTCCACGGCACGACCCGCTGCTCACCCTCGGCGAACTGCTCACCGACATCGCCGAACTCGTCGAGCGCTGGCGCTTCGACCACGTCATGGTCGTACGCCGCGCCATGGGCACCAAGAGCGGCAGCGCCGGATCCACCGGGCTCGCCTGGCTCGAGCGGCGCGCGGCCCGCCCGGTCTTCCCCGAACTGTGGGAGGTGCGCGGTGGCGTCTAG
- a CDS encoding SDR family oxidoreductase: MTTTLPHEGKTVLVTGGSRGIGRAVARRLGREGALVAVHYGHDRTAAERTVEEIEADGGRAFPVHAELGVPGDADTLWEAFDRALAEQDARPGVDILVNNAGITLPRRIADVTEADYDRVFAVNTKAPFFIVQRGLDRLRDGGRIVNVSSVATRVAFPPIVAYTMTKAALDYLTLSLAQELGPRGITVNSVAPGYTETEINPTLSVPEIRRKYSEASVFGRLGAPADIADVVSFVASDDARWVTGQWIDASGGVHLGV, encoded by the coding sequence TTGACCACCACCCTGCCGCACGAGGGCAAGACCGTCCTGGTCACCGGAGGCAGCCGCGGCATCGGTCGGGCCGTCGCCCGACGTCTGGGCCGGGAGGGCGCCCTCGTGGCGGTCCACTACGGGCACGACCGGACGGCGGCCGAGCGCACGGTCGAGGAGATCGAGGCCGACGGCGGCCGGGCCTTCCCCGTCCACGCCGAACTCGGCGTACCCGGCGACGCCGACACCCTCTGGGAGGCCTTCGACCGCGCCCTGGCCGAGCAGGACGCGCGGCCCGGCGTGGACATCCTCGTCAACAACGCCGGCATCACCCTCCCGCGCCGGATCGCGGACGTCACCGAGGCGGACTACGACCGGGTGTTCGCCGTCAACACCAAGGCGCCGTTCTTCATCGTCCAGCGCGGGCTGGACCGGCTGCGCGACGGCGGCAGGATCGTGAACGTCTCCTCGGTGGCCACCCGCGTCGCCTTCCCCCCGATCGTCGCCTACACCATGACCAAGGCCGCCCTGGACTACCTCACCCTCTCCCTCGCGCAGGAGCTGGGCCCCCGGGGCATCACCGTGAACAGCGTCGCGCCCGGCTACACCGAGACGGAGATCAACCCCACGCTGAGCGTCCCGGAGATCCGCCGGAAGTACTCGGAGGCCTCCGTGTTCGGCCGGCTCGGCGCCCCCGCGGACATCGCCGACGTCGTCTCCTTCGTGGCGAGCGACGACGCCCGCTGGGTGACCGGCCAGTGGATCGACGCCTCCGGCGGCGTCCACCTCGGCGTGTGA
- a CDS encoding 2Fe-2S iron-sulfur cluster-binding protein: protein MNTAATTGDTPTDPRPEHPDRPRAAGRRTGRYRLAVVEVRHLTGDAVAVTLEVPDALRDVFAHRPGEHVVVRHRRAGGELRRSYSVCPPPADPAALRLVIRRGAPDGFGAHAAANLSPGDTLELSPPTGTFALSGRPGGHHVLIAGGSGVTPLAVMAAAALREDSACRVSLIHSVPTAADALLADELSELKDSFVDRFTALYVLTREEHGSGLSDGRIDDAKLPRLLTAVDAHPDPGTTFALCGPPGMVDAVRRALTAWGADPARIRSEAFTPAGPPPRSAPPRPTAAAHRTRVTALLGGHRRLAAAGPEDASILDALLRTHPDVPHACREGVCGSCRARVLSGRVTAGPQHALHAEELAAGYTLVCRARPLDTELTLDFDA from the coding sequence GTGAACACCGCCGCCACGACCGGCGACACGCCCACGGACCCCCGTCCGGAACACCCCGACCGACCCCGGGCCGCGGGACGGCGCACCGGCCGGTACCGGCTCGCGGTCGTCGAGGTCCGACACCTCACCGGGGACGCGGTCGCGGTCACCCTCGAGGTGCCCGACGCCCTGCGCGACGTCTTCGCCCACCGACCCGGCGAGCACGTCGTCGTCCGGCACCGCCGGGCCGGTGGGGAACTGCGCCGCAGCTACTCGGTGTGCCCCCCGCCGGCCGACCCGGCCGCGCTGCGCCTGGTGATCCGCCGCGGCGCCCCCGACGGCTTCGGGGCCCACGCCGCCGCCAACCTGTCGCCGGGCGACACCCTGGAACTCTCCCCGCCCACGGGCACGTTCGCCCTGTCCGGGCGGCCCGGCGGTCACCACGTCCTGATCGCGGGCGGCTCCGGCGTCACACCGCTGGCCGTCATGGCCGCCGCCGCCCTGCGCGAGGACTCCGCCTGCCGCGTCTCCCTGATCCACTCGGTCCCGACGGCCGCCGACGCGCTGCTCGCCGACGAACTGTCCGAGTTGAAGGACTCGTTCGTCGACCGCTTCACCGCCCTGTACGTCCTCACCCGGGAAGAGCACGGCAGCGGGCTGTCGGACGGGCGGATCGACGACGCGAAGCTGCCGCGCCTGCTCACCGCGGTCGACGCCCACCCCGACCCCGGCACCACGTTCGCCCTGTGCGGCCCGCCCGGCATGGTCGACGCGGTGCGCCGGGCGCTCACGGCGTGGGGCGCCGACCCGGCCCGGATCCGCTCGGAAGCCTTCACCCCCGCGGGCCCCCCACCGCGGAGCGCGCCGCCCCGGCCGACGGCCGCCGCGCACCGGACCCGCGTCACCGCGCTGCTCGGCGGCCACCGCCGCCTGGCGGCCGCCGGACCCGAGGACGCCTCGATCCTGGACGCGCTGCTGCGCACCCACCCCGACGTGCCCCACGCCTGCCGTGAGGGGGTGTGCGGCAGCTGCCGCGCCCGGGTCCTGTCCGGCCGGGTGACGGCAGGTCCCCAGCACGCCCTCCACGCCGAGGAACTGGCCGCGGGCTACACGCTCGTGTGCCGGGCCCGGCCGCTCGACACCGAACTCACCCTCGACTTCGACGCCTGA
- the paaD gene encoding 1,2-phenylacetyl-CoA epoxidase subunit PaaD: protein MNGPTPSAPRPVPPPRPARAVAEVRALVEALPDPELPMIGLGDLGVIRSVAPAADGVLEVEITPTYLGCPALPAIVSAIRDALAASGHPEGRVRQVLSPPWTTDRVTAAGREKLAAHGIAPPVPAPANGPVPVAPIAVPCPHCGSRATRPHSPFGPSRCQSVLRCTACHELFPHLSAL from the coding sequence GTGAACGGCCCGACCCCCTCGGCGCCACGACCCGTCCCACCCCCGCGCCCCGCCCGCGCGGTGGCGGAGGTCCGGGCCCTGGTGGAGGCACTGCCCGATCCGGAGCTGCCGATGATCGGCCTCGGCGACCTCGGCGTGATCCGCTCCGTCGCCCCGGCCGCCGACGGAGTGCTCGAAGTGGAGATCACCCCGACCTACCTGGGCTGCCCGGCGCTGCCCGCCATCGTCTCCGCGATCCGGGACGCCCTCGCCGCCAGCGGCCACCCCGAGGGGCGGGTCCGGCAGGTGCTGTCCCCGCCGTGGACGACGGACCGCGTCACGGCGGCCGGCCGGGAGAAGCTCGCCGCCCACGGCATCGCCCCGCCCGTACCCGCGCCGGCGAACGGTCCGGTCCCCGTCGCACCGATCGCGGTGCCCTGCCCGCACTGCGGCTCCCGGGCCACCCGGCCGCACAGCCCCTTCGGGCCGTCCCGCTGCCAGTCCGTGCTGCGGTGCACGGCATGCCACGAGCTGTTCCCCCACCTGAGCGCGTTGTGA
- the paaC gene encoding 1,2-phenylacetyl-CoA epoxidase subunit PaaC, whose translation MTTSTDPAPTAGTARVDARLAVHLLRLGDDALVLGQRLCQWITRAPTIEEDMALSNIALDLIGHARTLFTLSGRVDGTGRSEDEFAFTRSDREFTNALLTELPGGDFAVTVARQLAYTHYAALYYEALAGSADARPAAFGERAAREVAFHRMHADNWTLRLGLGTPESSRRMQRGLERVWPYTAELFDEDEVVRHLAAAGTVPSPAPLRPAWERRVSEVVTRAGLTVPTPSQQLRGGRAGLHTEEFGPLIAEMQSVHRRFPGGRW comes from the coding sequence GTGACCACCTCGACTGACCCGGCCCCGACCGCCGGGACCGCCCGCGTCGACGCCCGCCTCGCCGTGCACCTGTTGCGCCTGGGCGACGACGCCCTCGTCCTCGGACAGCGGCTGTGCCAGTGGATCACGCGGGCGCCGACCATCGAGGAGGACATGGCCCTGTCCAACATCGCCCTGGACCTGATCGGCCACGCCCGCACGCTGTTCACCCTCAGCGGACGCGTCGACGGCACCGGACGTTCCGAGGACGAGTTCGCCTTCACCCGCTCCGACCGGGAGTTCACCAACGCCCTGCTGACGGAGCTGCCCGGCGGCGACTTCGCGGTGACCGTCGCCCGCCAACTGGCCTACACCCACTACGCGGCCCTGTACTACGAGGCCCTGGCCGGCAGCGCGGACGCCCGGCCGGCCGCGTTCGGGGAGCGGGCCGCCAGGGAGGTGGCCTTCCACCGGATGCACGCCGACAACTGGACGCTGCGGCTGGGGCTCGGCACCCCCGAGAGCTCCCGCCGGATGCAACGGGGCCTGGAGCGGGTGTGGCCCTACACCGCCGAACTGTTCGACGAGGACGAGGTGGTGCGTCACCTCGCGGCGGCGGGCACGGTGCCCTCGCCGGCCCCGCTGCGCCCGGCGTGGGAGCGGCGCGTGAGCGAGGTCGTGACCCGCGCGGGTCTGACCGTGCCGACCCCGAGCCAGCAGCTCCGGGGCGGCCGGGCGGGCCTGCACACCGAGGAGTTCGGACCGCTGATCGCCGAGATGCAGTCGGTGCACCGCCGGTTCCCGGGAGGCCGCTGGTGA
- the paaB gene encoding 1,2-phenylacetyl-CoA epoxidase subunit PaaB produces the protein MSRRREGAPASWEVFLRPRRGLAHQHVGSVRAADADTALLRARDLYTRRGDPLSLWVVRSDAVHAVSPDERDPFFAGARHKPYRYPEHFAPLTEKGPDGDHLD, from the coding sequence ATGAGCCGGCGGCGGGAGGGCGCCCCGGCGTCCTGGGAGGTCTTCCTCAGACCCCGACGGGGCCTCGCCCACCAGCATGTGGGGTCCGTGCGCGCCGCCGACGCCGACACGGCCCTGCTGCGGGCCCGTGACCTGTACACCCGGCGCGGCGACCCGCTGTCGCTGTGGGTGGTCCGCTCGGACGCCGTGCACGCGGTGTCCCCGGACGAACGCGACCCGTTCTTCGCCGGCGCCCGCCACAAGCCCTACCGGTACCCGGAGCACTTCGCGCCACTGACCGAGAAAGGCCCCGACGGTGACCACCTCGACTGA
- the paaA gene encoding 1,2-phenylacetyl-CoA epoxidase subunit PaaA, with the protein MSARPPATAPTAPAAQDELLAHFDGLIAAGETIEPRDWMPDGYRRMVLRQMAQHAHSEIIGMQPEGAWLTRAPSLHRKSVLIAKVQDEAGHGMYLYSAAETLGVDRAELLDALHRGRQRASATFDRPAPTWADTGAIAWLTDGAAVVNQAPLCRTSYGPYARAMRRVCQEEAFHVRQGYDLLRALCEGTPEQKAMAQDAVNRWWLPAVALMFGPPDTAAGGADARTAALGAAVSRRAMAWGIKRHTNDELRQRFVDGCVPQAERLGLTLPDPAIRWNEERGHYDFTPVDWDVYRAALGDDAHWSRHRVEHRRAAHEDGAWVREASAAYAARFGADGPSPTTDTAADTAADTTATEAARDEAGERA; encoded by the coding sequence ATGAGCGCACGGCCGCCCGCCACCGCACCCACCGCGCCCGCCGCGCAGGACGAGCTGCTCGCGCACTTCGACGGCCTCATCGCCGCGGGGGAGACCATCGAGCCCCGCGACTGGATGCCCGACGGCTACCGTCGGATGGTGCTCCGGCAGATGGCGCAGCACGCCCACTCCGAGATCATCGGCATGCAACCGGAGGGCGCCTGGCTCACCCGGGCCCCCTCCCTGCACCGCAAGTCGGTGCTCATCGCCAAGGTCCAGGACGAGGCCGGGCACGGGATGTACCTCTACTCCGCCGCCGAGACGCTGGGCGTGGACCGCGCCGAACTGCTCGACGCCCTGCACCGGGGCCGGCAGCGGGCCTCGGCGACGTTCGACCGCCCCGCGCCGACGTGGGCGGACACCGGCGCCATCGCCTGGCTGACGGACGGCGCCGCCGTCGTCAACCAGGCTCCCCTGTGCCGCACCTCCTACGGGCCGTACGCCCGGGCGATGCGCCGCGTCTGCCAGGAGGAGGCCTTCCACGTACGGCAGGGGTACGACCTCCTGCGCGCCCTGTGCGAGGGCACGCCGGAGCAGAAGGCGATGGCCCAGGACGCGGTGAACCGCTGGTGGTTGCCGGCCGTGGCGCTGATGTTCGGGCCGCCCGACACCGCGGCGGGCGGCGCCGACGCCCGCACCGCCGCGCTGGGCGCCGCGGTCTCCCGCCGCGCCATGGCCTGGGGCATCAAGCGCCACACCAACGACGAGCTGCGCCAACGCTTCGTCGACGGCTGTGTCCCCCAGGCCGAGCGCCTCGGACTCACCCTCCCGGATCCGGCGATCCGCTGGAACGAGGAACGCGGGCACTACGACTTCACCCCCGTCGACTGGGACGTCTACCGCGCGGCGCTCGGCGACGACGCGCACTGGTCCCGGCACCGCGTCGAACACCGGCGTGCGGCGCACGAGGACGGCGCCTGGGTACGGGAGGCGTCCGCCGCGTACGCCGCGCGCTTCGGGGCGGACGGACCGTCCCCGACCACGGACACGGCGGCGGACACGGCGGCGGACACGACCGCGACGGAGGCCGCGCGGGACGAGGCGGGTGAGCGCGCATGA
- a CDS encoding acyl carrier protein: MSTIRELLVELTGTAEFADAERVGDDVDLAASGIDSGDLVRLVLLVEQRLGVEITADAMEELHTIADYERFVAERSAAGAGGA; encoded by the coding sequence ATGAGCACCATCAGGGAGTTGCTGGTCGAACTCACCGGTACCGCGGAGTTCGCCGACGCCGAGCGGGTCGGTGACGACGTCGACCTCGCCGCGAGCGGCATCGACTCCGGCGACCTGGTGCGTCTCGTCCTGCTCGTCGAGCAGCGGCTCGGCGTGGAGATCACCGCCGACGCCATGGAGGAGCTGCACACGATCGCCGACTACGAGCGGTTCGTGGCCGAGCGTTCCGCCGCCGGCGCCGGCGGTGCGTGA
- a CDS encoding class I adenylate-forming enzyme family protein — MWLAQLLERNRQCRPDRLALVDERRRLTWSQFHDRTLELARGLADLGIERGDRVAVLSKDRVEVLETYFALARLGALFVPLNHSLAVPEVAGIVERVGAVAVLGESELLDRHPELPAPVRIRMALDTPAFEALGSLAAERALPEVADTDPIAVLHTSATTGRAKGVTVDSASFRAIALGWLVMARPTDDIVMVNCCPLYHGSMVVSLTYLAAGATVVLMPGFTPQRALAAVEEHRATHMWLVPQMLRFMLRAKGAARADLSSLREVLYGAAPMPLDVYAEAVERLGCGFRQVYGMTEVGGPFVTLGPDEHPAPGDVTARIPCGRVVPGMSARAVDEAGREMPRGEIGEIVVRGPGVMQGYWNDPEATREIVLDGWIRTGDLGFVDGAGRIHLVDRTKDVIIRAGQNVYPSEIERALVSHPAVRDAAVVGTPDDDYGEVPLAYVVAEPGTRAADLLAHVGQRLAPYKRPRRVEFIEQVPRNPAGKIVKKLLRA; from the coding sequence ATGTGGCTGGCACAGCTGCTGGAACGCAACCGACAGTGCCGGCCCGACCGGTTGGCACTGGTCGACGAGCGGCGCCGGCTCACCTGGTCGCAGTTCCACGACCGTACGCTCGAACTGGCGCGGGGACTGGCCGATCTGGGCATCGAGCGCGGCGACCGCGTCGCGGTGCTGTCCAAGGACCGCGTCGAGGTCCTGGAGACCTACTTCGCGCTCGCCCGGCTCGGCGCGCTGTTCGTCCCGCTGAACCACAGCCTGGCCGTGCCCGAGGTCGCCGGCATCGTCGAACGCGTCGGAGCGGTGGCCGTCCTCGGTGAGTCGGAGCTGCTGGACCGGCACCCCGAGCTGCCGGCGCCGGTGCGGATCAGGATGGCGCTGGACACGCCGGCGTTCGAGGCCCTGGGCTCCCTGGCCGCCGAGCGTGCCCTGCCCGAGGTGGCCGACACCGACCCGATCGCCGTGCTGCACACCTCGGCGACCACCGGACGGGCCAAGGGCGTCACGGTCGACAGCGCCTCGTTCCGTGCCATCGCCCTGGGCTGGCTGGTGATGGCGCGGCCCACCGACGACATCGTCATGGTCAACTGCTGCCCCCTGTACCACGGCAGCATGGTGGTGTCCCTGACCTACCTGGCCGCCGGCGCCACCGTCGTGCTCATGCCCGGCTTCACCCCGCAGCGGGCGCTGGCCGCGGTGGAGGAACACCGCGCCACCCACATGTGGCTGGTCCCGCAGATGCTCCGCTTCATGCTCCGGGCCAAGGGCGCCGCGCGCGCCGACCTGTCCTCGCTGCGGGAGGTCCTCTACGGCGCCGCCCCCATGCCCCTGGACGTGTACGCCGAGGCCGTGGAGCGCCTCGGCTGCGGCTTCCGGCAGGTCTACGGCATGACGGAGGTCGGCGGGCCCTTCGTCACCCTCGGCCCCGACGAGCACCCGGCCCCCGGGGACGTCACCGCCCGCATCCCCTGCGGACGTGTCGTTCCCGGCATGTCCGCCCGCGCGGTCGACGAGGCCGGGCGGGAGATGCCCCGCGGCGAGATCGGCGAGATCGTCGTGCGCGGACCGGGCGTGATGCAGGGCTACTGGAACGACCCCGAGGCCACGCGCGAGATCGTCCTCGACGGCTGGATCAGGACCGGCGACCTGGGCTTCGTCGACGGAGCGGGCCGCATCCACCTCGTGGACCGCACCAAGGACGTCATCATCCGGGCGGGCCAGAACGTGTACCCCTCGGAGATCGAGCGCGCCCTCGTGTCCCACCCGGCGGTCCGGGACGCCGCGGTCGTCGGCACGCCCGACGACGACTACGGCGAGGTGCCGCTGGCGTACGTCGTCGCCGAGCCGGGCACGCGGGCCGCGGACCTGCTCGCCCACGTCGGGCAGCGGCTCGCGCCCTACAAGCGTCCGCGGCGGGTGGAGTTCATCGAGCAGGTGCCCCGCAACCCCGCCGGGAAGATCGTCAAGAAGCTGCTGCGGGCCTGA
- a CDS encoding 4'-phosphopantetheinyl transferase superfamily protein translates to MAARLHPQRPAWASAGLGLGLAAVSDPRAVPAGPDEEAAAATMPPRRRSEFLAGRLAARRALRAVGLECGQIPRAGRLPRFPPGRVASIAHSAGVAVAVAASSGRGLPLGCDLELRPLPAEAARLVLRDDEEALLGPLPPGTAPYSVTSLFSAKEAAWKALHTGPRALPDGLLRSLRDLRAHSLVRGLRIEARTDPALAVRVEVVAVGAGVFSTVLGWAGR, encoded by the coding sequence GTGGCCGCCCGGCTGCACCCGCAGCGACCCGCGTGGGCGTCGGCCGGGCTCGGGCTGGGCCTCGCCGCCGTCTCGGACCCTCGGGCCGTCCCCGCCGGGCCCGACGAGGAGGCCGCGGCCGCGACGATGCCGCCGCGGCGCCGGTCGGAGTTCCTGGCCGGCCGGCTCGCGGCGCGGCGCGCGCTGCGCGCGGTGGGGCTGGAGTGCGGGCAGATCCCGCGGGCGGGCCGCCTGCCGAGGTTCCCGCCGGGTCGGGTGGCGTCGATCGCGCACAGCGCGGGCGTCGCGGTGGCCGTGGCCGCCTCGTCGGGCCGGGGCCTCCCGCTCGGCTGCGACCTGGAACTGCGCCCCCTGCCCGCCGAGGCGGCACGGCTGGTGCTGCGCGACGACGAGGAGGCGTTGTTGGGCCCTCTCCCGCCCGGTACGGCGCCGTACTCCGTGACCTCGTTGTTCTCGGCGAAGGAGGCCGCGTGGAAGGCCCTGCACACCGGGCCGCGGGCGCTGCCGGACGGCCTGCTGAGGAGCCTGCGCGACCTGCGGGCGCACTCGCTCGTCCGGGGACTTCGGATCGAGGCGCGGACCGACCCGGCGCTCGCCGTGCGCGTCGAGGTGGTGGCGGTCGGCGCGGGCGTGTTCAGTACGGTCCTCGGCTGGGCCGGTCGCTGA
- the ccrA gene encoding crotonyl-CoA carboxylase/reductase — protein sequence MGTVPKKMYASLIRRERYGRPIDAFRTEVVDVPPVGRGQVLVKVMAAGVNYNNVWAALGHPLDVIAARRKAGATEDFHIGGSDLSGIVWAVGEGVRDVRPGDEVVVLASRWDETAEDIRLGADPAFSTTQRVWGYEENYGSFAQFAVVDDYMCHPKPARLSWAESACYMATAATAYRQLFGWEPHTVRPGDPVLIWGGAGGLGSIAIQLVRHVGGIPVAVVSSEERGEFCVGLGARGWIDRREFDHWGRMPDTSDEAAMARWLAGARAFGRRFWEVLGERRSPRIVLEHSGADTIPTSVYLCANGGMVVICGGTTGYNGDVDLRFLWMRQKRLQGSHVAGAREAREVTRLIEQGFVDPCLSRTFGFEEIGLAHQLIHDNRHPAGNMAVLVNARA from the coding sequence ATGGGCACCGTGCCGAAGAAGATGTACGCCTCGCTGATCCGCCGCGAACGCTACGGGCGGCCCATCGACGCCTTCCGCACCGAAGTGGTCGACGTGCCTCCCGTCGGGCGCGGACAGGTGCTCGTCAAGGTGATGGCGGCCGGAGTCAACTACAACAACGTCTGGGCGGCCCTGGGACATCCGCTCGACGTGATCGCCGCCCGGCGGAAGGCCGGCGCCACCGAGGACTTCCACATCGGCGGCTCCGACCTGTCCGGCATCGTGTGGGCCGTCGGCGAGGGGGTGCGGGACGTCCGGCCGGGCGACGAGGTCGTCGTGCTGGCCAGCCGGTGGGACGAGACGGCCGAGGACATCCGCCTCGGCGCCGACCCGGCCTTCTCCACCACCCAGCGCGTGTGGGGGTACGAGGAGAACTACGGCTCCTTCGCGCAGTTCGCGGTCGTCGACGACTACATGTGCCACCCCAAGCCCGCCCGCCTGTCCTGGGCGGAGTCCGCCTGCTACATGGCGACGGCGGCCACCGCCTACCGCCAGCTCTTCGGCTGGGAACCGCACACGGTCCGGCCGGGCGACCCGGTGCTGATCTGGGGCGGGGCCGGCGGCCTGGGCAGCATCGCCATCCAGCTCGTGCGGCACGTCGGCGGCATCCCCGTCGCGGTCGTCTCCAGCGAGGAGCGCGGCGAGTTCTGTGTGGGGCTCGGCGCCCGGGGATGGATCGACCGGCGCGAGTTCGACCACTGGGGCAGGATGCCGGACACCTCCGACGAGGCGGCGATGGCCCGTTGGCTGGCCGGTGCGCGCGCCTTCGGGCGGCGCTTCTGGGAGGTGCTCGGCGAGCGCCGCAGCCCGCGCATCGTGCTGGAACACTCCGGCGCCGACACCATCCCCACGTCCGTGTACCTGTGCGCCAACGGGGGCATGGTCGTCATCTGCGGCGGCACCACCGGCTACAACGGAGACGTGGACCTGCGCTTCCTGTGGATGCGGCAGAAGCGGCTGCAGGGGTCGCACGTGGCCGGTGCCCGCGAGGCCCGCGAGGTGACCCGACTGATCGAGCAGGGCTTCGTCGACCCGTGCCTGTCGCGGACGTTCGGCTTCGAGGAGATCGGCCTGGCGCACCAGCTCATCCACGACAACCGCCACCCGGCGGGCAACATGGCGGTCCTGGTCAACGCACGCGCGTGA